In the Drosophila teissieri strain GT53w chromosome 3R, Prin_Dtei_1.1, whole genome shotgun sequence genome, ATGACGTACTTTCAGGAGATCATCATCATGAAACAGGCGGAACTTATAGAGTAATCCAAGAGATCTCAGTCTAGTGAAGTATATATACCTAATCAGACTACGTTACAGATCCCGTCAAATAGAGCGCGCATGGGATTGCATAACGGCCGCCAAGGAGGTTACCGAAATCCTGTACGATGCCACCCGCAAACTGGAGACGGACTATCCCCTTCCGACAAAGTACGGCGCTTACTATGCGCCCATGGAAGAGCTGCGCGAATGCGAGTACTTCAAGAACAATGTCACGGACTACAGTCCCAAGCACATAAAGGTATAATTGCTTAATGTGTATTTTAGTAAATGTGATTTGAGGAAGCTCACAAGAAATCTTATAAAAGGTTATATAAATAAGCATGCTATTCATTATTATGCTGTATCcacaataggccaatattgtCTATTCTCAGTGGATATGGTAATCTTTAATGACGCACTCAACAGATAACACAAATGATAAGCACTTTGTACTCGTTaattgctattattattatttattttctcttaATTTGTTAATGCGCCAATGCTTTCTGTAATACCTACAACATAGTAATACATAGTAAAACCtgtgcatataaaatattattattagtattaaaCCTTTAAAAGTAactaaataaaagtaattaaatttcaaattttgcaGGATTTTCACAACATCTTCGCCTATGTGCAGTCACAATACCTGCTCCGGCTGGCACTTACCATCACAACTCGTCCCTCGATCTCTCAGCTGAGCGAGGATCTGGTGAAAATCGACAGCCTGGTGAGGCAACTGGTGCaagaggaggagcagcactTTAGTAATCTAGCGTTAGCCCTGCAGAACAGAAAGCAACTGGAACTGGCTGAGCTGAATGCAACGAAAACAGAGCAACAGCGGAGTGGACCAATTGCTGTGTTGCAGCATTCCTCGCTAAAACTAAGCGCCTGTATGGTTGCTGTGGCCGCAGAGTGTCAAGCTCTAGACGTGACCCTTCAAAAACTTACAGCCACAGAGGCTGCAAACAAGAACAACTCCAAAGAACTGGTGGCCGTGGCCAATAATATGCATGGCATCGAAAATGCCTTGGCCGTTTGCTGTGACGATTTCCAGCGGTTGATGCTGGTATACAACAAGTTTCTGCACAGTCAGCTGGATCTGGAAGGAGAGTTTCCAAAACCCAGGCAGGATCTCGATGATGAATTTCCCGAGAGCATTCTTAGGGTCGAGTTCTCGCAAAACGTGGATGCACCGCAGCAGAAGGATGACTTCTATGCATACATGTACGATGAAAACGAGGAGCATCCCTTCGAAGCTGAGCAGAATGCACCCTTTCCCTCGCCGGAAAAGGAACTGCTTAACTTCGAGAAGCGAATTACCAAGGGTAGGTTTAAGCCTGTCCTTAAACAGCTGAAGGATCGCATCGATCCCATCAGGCAAGTTATGCTGGAAAAGGAGCGGGAGGTCCTAGCCTCTAAGGGCATAAATGTGGACGAGCTGTTtggcaaaatggaaaaggttGAGCAGCAGGAGGATAATCGCTTGGCGGAAGCCACACCCCTCCCTATCTACGATTCCTCCACCaactcagattcagattcagcaGACGAAGAGGCCTTCAAGCGACGTAGCAAACAGCACAAGGAGCGTGATAACTTTGCTGAAATGCGTCAATTTCTAGCTCAGAAGCAGGCAATTAATCTGTTTAAgttaccaccaccacctgtGGCCGCCGCtgaggaggagctgctcgaAAGTGAATGCTAGACGGTTAggctgtttgttttgttgttcaCTTGCCTGTTATCTGTTACCTCCTTTGCTCTGGGTTTTATCCGTTTAAGCTTTTATCATTTATCTAGCCAATTGGAGAGATAGACCGCTCGCCAAGCGACGCCACTTCACCCTGAACACAACTTTCTGCCTTTCGGTTGTTCCTCGTTTTGTGTTTCGCtaccatttttaaaactaaataaaaactagtaagcaacaaataaaacttgtTTAGTAGACCACCCGAGAATTTACATATGGGAAAGCAATTGGAAAAACTCGAGGCATGGTCAAgcattaataatattaatttgaactattttaaagatttaaagttataaagtacacaatttgttttgtttttttataactTACACTTTCAATGATCAAACTAGATGGATTAAACTCATCCTTGCCCACATAACAACTATATTTggaattaaaaatgttttattacaCGCTAATGTGCGGATCTTAAGTACAATACAAACATCGATGGCTTCACTAAATACTAGGGGTTAGGGACTGGCAATGGGATCAGCTCCTTTGTGGAATTTAATACAGGGAGCACCTAAATATGTACAGGATAGCACGCACAGGAAGTCTTTCGGTTGGGATCGCGTCACTGTCGTGGACATCTTTGGCTCGAAACTTGTGCAGCTAGCTCGGAATTTGAACCGAATTAGGATTTCAACACCGTGTTAGGCATTGGCAGCACCAGTGGTCACCCCACTGCTGCTCCCGGCATGGACATTATTGAACTTGCTGGCCACCGAAGCGGGTTGCAGCTGCGAGAACTGCGACAGATTGCTACCCCTTACACTGGTGTACCGGATGGGTTGTACTCCGTAGTCACTGCCCTTGAGCCGCCGGCGCACACAGACCACGACGAATCCGATCACGAGACCAATTACCAGGACAATGCTGGCTATAATGGCGGTGAGTATTATATAGCGGCGCCGCAGAAATCGCGGTGGCTCCTCGTCCACCTCGCGATATTTCTTGGGTATAACCATTGTGCAGATCCGTTCGGCTGTCAAA is a window encoding:
- the LOC122619211 gene encoding uncharacterized protein LOC122619211 — its product is MQELKQRFERRQLADDLKQKQVIQDHLLQKILYSKRLLVDHVEALEHCMQELQASSNAGSGRQFLTTRNACLILGGTLLEHLITPRGIRYTMVPSILISGTFAALFAVKSVFVCRNKIVERKLEQLVKTIDEFGNCIRRNMTYFQEIIIMKQAELIESRQIERAWDCITAAKEVTEILYDATRKLETDYPLPTKYGAYYAPMEELRECEYFKNNVTDYSPKHIKDFHNIFAYVQSQYLLRLALTITTRPSISQLSEDLVKIDSLVRQLVQEEEQHFSNLALALQNRKQLELAELNATKTEQQRSGPIAVLQHSSLKLSACMVAVAAECQALDVTLQKLTATEAANKNNSKELVAVANNMHGIENALAVCCDDFQRLMLVYNKFLHSQLDLEGEFPKPRQDLDDEFPESILRVEFSQNVDAPQQKDDFYAYMYDENEEHPFEAEQNAPFPSPEKELLNFEKRITKGRFKPVLKQLKDRIDPIRQVMLEKEREVLASKGINVDELFGKMEKVEQQEDNRLAEATPLPIYDSSTNSDSDSADEEAFKRRSKQHKERDNFAEMRQFLAQKQAINLFKLPPPPVAAAEEELLESEC